One window of Salegentibacter sp. Hel_I_6 genomic DNA carries:
- a CDS encoding C40 family peptidase: MQYGICPLSIVPLRETTSNNSEMVSQVLYGEHFKILEERAQWSRIRVAFDNFEAWISNKQLLKIPEETYFQLDQATPKYSADLFDFVTDHNGHLITIPIGASLNATGLLNHHFEGHSVSGEKPKMEIVKTALLYLNSPYAWGGKSPLGIDCSGLTQMVYKLNGYKLNRNSADQAKQGEPLSFIEESEAGDLAFFDDKEGIIDHVGIMMNDNYIIHVDGKVRIDRIDHSGIFNAELKRHTHQLRVIKKII, translated from the coding sequence ATGCAATACGGAATTTGCCCCCTAAGCATTGTGCCACTTCGCGAAACCACATCTAATAATAGCGAAATGGTCTCTCAGGTTCTTTATGGAGAACATTTTAAAATACTTGAAGAACGTGCTCAATGGAGCAGGATTCGTGTTGCATTCGATAATTTTGAGGCCTGGATCTCAAATAAACAATTACTTAAAATTCCGGAAGAAACTTACTTCCAGTTAGACCAGGCTACTCCAAAATATTCTGCAGATCTTTTTGATTTTGTGACCGATCATAACGGGCATCTTATTACTATCCCTATTGGCGCTTCGCTCAATGCTACCGGTTTATTGAACCATCATTTTGAGGGACATTCAGTTTCGGGAGAGAAACCTAAGATGGAAATTGTAAAAACTGCACTACTCTATTTAAACAGCCCCTATGCCTGGGGCGGGAAATCACCGCTGGGAATTGATTGCAGCGGACTTACACAAATGGTCTATAAGCTAAACGGCTATAAATTAAATAGAAATTCAGCCGATCAGGCTAAACAGGGCGAACCACTTAGTTTTATTGAAGAAAGTGAAGCCGGAGATCTTGCCTTTTTTGATGATAAAGAAGGAATAATAGATCACGTAGGTATTATGATGAACGATAATTATATTATTCACGTAGATGGTAAAGTTCGTATTGATCGCATTGATCACTCAGGAATTTTTAACGCAGAATTAAAAAGACATACCCATCAACTACGCGTAATAAAGAAGATTATTTAA
- a CDS encoding phenylacetate--CoA ligase family protein, which yields MTNFYDINKNEEMLKKQLSYAFANSPFYKKRFADYKIDIEAIQSYEEFRKIPITTKEDLQLDNEEFIAVPKDEIIDYVTTSGTLGNPVSFALNNLDLDRLAENERQSFEMVGVKKSSVVQLTTTLDRRFMAGMAYFLGLRKLGAGIVRTGSGLPGLQWESIERFQPDFLVAVPSFLLKMIDFANQNGIDYKNSSIKAAVCIGEPLRNPDFSLNSIGEKLKDVWDIELFSTYASTEMGTAFTECEFHKGNHSLPDLIFAEVLDENKNPVEPGEIGELVVTPLQTQTMPLVRFATGDMVKFYGEYCDCGRKSLRISTPVGRKKQMIKLKGTTLYPQQIINLLTSFQSLKIFVIEASLNENQTDEILIRIPNDFTETRELQEHLQSGLKVKVKLEKTSVEKIEKLKFPRESRKPKLFHDYR from the coding sequence ATGACTAATTTCTACGATATAAATAAGAATGAAGAAATGCTGAAAAAACAGCTAAGTTATGCTTTTGCAAATTCTCCATTTTATAAAAAGCGTTTTGCAGATTATAAAATTGATATTGAAGCAATTCAGTCTTATGAGGAATTCAGAAAGATCCCGATTACTACTAAAGAGGATTTACAACTTGATAACGAAGAATTTATAGCGGTTCCTAAAGATGAAATTATAGATTATGTGACTACTTCAGGAACTTTAGGCAATCCTGTTAGTTTTGCATTAAACAATCTAGATCTGGATAGATTGGCTGAAAACGAGCGCCAATCTTTTGAAATGGTTGGGGTAAAAAAATCCAGTGTGGTGCAACTTACCACCACTTTAGACCGTAGGTTTATGGCCGGGATGGCTTATTTTTTAGGCTTACGAAAACTAGGCGCCGGGATTGTAAGAACCGGTAGTGGATTGCCGGGATTGCAGTGGGAATCTATAGAAAGATTTCAACCTGACTTTCTCGTTGCAGTTCCTTCATTTTTGTTGAAGATGATTGATTTTGCCAACCAAAATGGAATTGATTACAAAAACTCTTCCATTAAAGCTGCTGTTTGTATTGGTGAACCTTTGCGAAACCCAGATTTCAGTTTGAATTCTATAGGAGAAAAATTAAAGGATGTATGGGATATAGAGTTATTTTCTACCTATGCCAGCACCGAAATGGGGACCGCTTTTACCGAGTGTGAATTCCATAAGGGAAATCATAGCTTACCCGATTTGATCTTTGCAGAAGTTTTAGATGAAAATAAAAACCCGGTAGAACCCGGTGAAATTGGGGAATTAGTGGTCACACCTTTACAAACCCAAACAATGCCTTTAGTGAGATTTGCTACTGGAGATATGGTGAAATTTTATGGGGAATATTGTGATTGTGGTAGAAAGTCATTGAGAATTAGTACTCCTGTTGGGCGTAAAAAGCAAATGATAAAACTGAAAGGAACTACCCTTTATCCGCAGCAAATCATCAATTTACTTACCTCGTTTCAATCTCTGAAAATATTTGTTATTGAAGCAAGTTTAAATGAAAATCAAACCGATGAAATCCTGATAAGAATTCCGAATGATTTTACTGAAACCCGTGAGCTTCAGGAGCATTTACAATCTGGATTAAAAGTGAAAGTCAAATTAGAAAAAACTTCCGTAGAAAAAATAGAAAAACTAAAATTTCCCAGAGAAAGTAGAAAACCAAAGCTTTTCCACGATTATCGGTAA
- a CDS encoding C45 family peptidase: MKFFLIKISALIGFLFLLNSCGVKRSMQDRPDISGIKKIDISRTKHSETHYSIGKNSLYKNKYGIWELYIEGDALERGVISGSLTRELMHKQETAFMEKIYELVPGTGYRNFLKKTVAWFNRKMYLHVPEEYKQEIYGTSLFGLEKYNEFAPAYIRMLYFHGAHDIGHALQDLMLVGCTSFAAWDDKTEDGQLLLGRNFDFYAGDEFAEEKIAAFVNPDKGHKFMMYTWAGMIGSVSGLNEKGISVTINAGKSKIPLQAKTPISLVAREILQYASSTTEAIEIAKKREVFVSESIMVGSAKERRAILIEVAPGNFGVYEVENSNELVCSNHFQSKAYAEDNRNLKAIKESHTQYRFDKMQELLSEKEKLNPNKAAEILRDKEGLEDAKLGMGNEMAINQLLAHHGIIFKPEENKVWISANPYQLGAFVAYDLDVAFTKFEAGNVSGSVMLAEETIAEDPFVNTETYKNYEKYRKLNGKITEAISKGKEVSEDEIKRLKYLNPYFWEVYKIAGDYYFQQKEFKKAVINYKQAKRREVTTLPDEEYLDKMIKKSYRKI, encoded by the coding sequence GTGAAATTTTTTCTTATCAAAATATCGGCCCTTATCGGCTTTCTTTTTCTCCTAAATTCCTGCGGAGTAAAACGATCTATGCAGGATCGTCCCGATATTTCAGGGATTAAAAAAATTGATATCAGTAGAACAAAACATAGCGAGACGCATTATAGCATTGGTAAGAATTCGCTTTACAAAAACAAATATGGTATTTGGGAACTTTATATTGAAGGTGATGCGCTGGAACGTGGCGTAATTAGCGGAAGCTTAACCCGGGAGTTGATGCATAAACAGGAAACTGCATTTATGGAGAAAATTTATGAACTTGTTCCCGGCACCGGATACCGAAATTTCTTAAAAAAAACAGTCGCCTGGTTTAACCGTAAAATGTATTTGCACGTTCCGGAAGAATATAAACAGGAAATTTACGGCACTTCGCTTTTTGGATTAGAAAAGTATAATGAATTCGCTCCGGCCTATATAAGAATGCTCTATTTTCATGGTGCGCACGATATTGGTCACGCCTTGCAGGATTTAATGTTGGTGGGATGTACTTCTTTTGCTGCCTGGGATGATAAAACAGAAGATGGTCAACTGCTGTTGGGCAGGAATTTCGACTTTTATGCGGGCGATGAGTTTGCCGAAGAAAAGATTGCGGCTTTTGTTAATCCTGATAAAGGGCATAAGTTTATGATGTACACCTGGGCGGGAATGATTGGCTCTGTGAGTGGTTTAAATGAAAAGGGCATCAGTGTAACGATAAACGCCGGGAAAAGTAAAATTCCGTTGCAGGCCAAAACTCCAATTAGTTTGGTTGCCCGTGAAATTCTCCAATATGCATCCTCAACTACAGAAGCGATAGAGATCGCTAAAAAACGTGAAGTTTTTGTTTCGGAATCTATTATGGTGGGCAGTGCTAAAGAGCGGAGGGCTATCTTAATTGAAGTAGCTCCGGGAAATTTTGGAGTTTATGAGGTTGAAAATTCTAATGAGTTAGTGTGCAGTAACCACTTTCAAAGTAAAGCTTATGCGGAAGATAATCGCAACTTAAAAGCCATTAAGGAAAGTCATACACAATATAGATTTGATAAAATGCAGGAATTACTTTCTGAAAAAGAAAAATTAAACCCAAACAAAGCTGCTGAAATATTAAGGGATAAAGAAGGTTTGGAAGACGCTAAGCTGGGAATGGGAAATGAAATGGCCATAAATCAACTACTGGCACATCACGGAATAATTTTCAAACCTGAAGAAAATAAAGTTTGGATATCGGCTAATCCTTATCAATTGGGTGCTTTTGTAGCCTATGATTTAGATGTAGCTTTTACAAAGTTTGAAGCTGGAAATGTTTCAGGAAGTGTTATGCTTGCTGAAGAAACCATTGCAGAAGATCCTTTTGTAAATACTGAAACGTATAAAAATTATGAAAAATACCGAAAATTAAATGGAAAAATCACTGAAGCTATTTCTAAAGGAAAAGAAGTTTCAGAAGATGAAATTAAGCGATTAAAGTATTTAAACCCTTATTTCTGGGAAGTTTATAAAATTGCCGGTGATTACTATTTTCAGCAAAAGGAATTTAAAAAAGCGGTGATCAATTATAAGCAGGCGAAAAGGAGGGAAGTAACCACTTTACCGGATGAAGAATACTTAGATAAAATGATTAAAAAATCTTACCGGAAAATCTAA
- a CDS encoding MMPL family transporter, which yields MHNFFLKLYNFFRRQKAIGFLVLGLFILAGSYFSSKIQLEEDITKLIPSGQKQDALRKVLDNTEFSDKLIIALSSEKKNPDKLTAYATQLTDSLNQKLPEYIAKIQGEIPDEGILEVYDFVYSNLPLFLNSQNYQEIDSRLPKDSIQRRLQSSYKDLISPTGFVTKQFLFKDPLSITNLGLEKLQELQVDDQFKIHDNYLLTKDEKHLLLFITPEYPASETKNNEVFIERLDKIILGLNENSEVKADYFGGVLYAIANAKQIKKDIQLTLSIAFSILLILLILYYRRVYVPLLLFLPSLLGALTAISLLYFIKGSVSAISLGIGAILLGISLDYALHILTHFRNNANVKMLYKEVSKPILMSSFTTAIAFLCLLFLESEALNDLGIFAAISVISASVFALIIIPQFYKPPHNKEIQKANWIDNLAGNRFYQNKYLVAFVIFLFLGGIFFFTKVQFNEDLSQLNYEPEQIKKTEEKIKQISGEASNITYLVSYGNNIDEALEKNNILYQQLKELEEEGKIKSFSSIGGVVLSTDKQLERIETWEEFWTQSKKDSLKSNLIKESAKLGFKEKSFNRFYKQLNKDFNAIFLDDYRNVNTLYLDDFINKSPGFSTVTSTLSFDKSQPEILQKLEEEQGIIAIDRKQMNQDFLGGLKTEFNQLILFSLIAVFIFLLIFYQSLLLSLLTLLPIAITWIITLAIMAIFRIEFNILNIIISTFIFGLGLDYSIFITNACLKEYETGKPALKTYQASILLSVLTTLLGIGALVFAKHPALQSVSVVSVIGVLTAVIVAFVIQTKIFDLLFFRRKKEQKAPFSFSALMHKSGSKEKLYLNKAVLENYRYKTVFSKAKKEFVQNRERFLKVSGFLNPGEKVFMLNSRFGLLPVFLSLKNPENEFFVFDLNEKSRNISNNTFKSNAENLAISENWPEDLKPYAVFIISKKPTTEIASNLKENISRYAEKVIILTTEYENRWLIDLNFEIIYRQNNILVFKKMD from the coding sequence ATGCATAACTTTTTCCTAAAGCTTTACAATTTTTTCCGAAGACAAAAAGCGATTGGCTTTTTAGTGTTGGGGCTTTTTATTCTTGCTGGAAGCTATTTTTCCAGTAAGATTCAACTGGAAGAAGATATTACTAAATTAATTCCATCGGGCCAAAAGCAGGATGCTTTACGCAAGGTTTTGGATAATACCGAGTTTTCAGATAAACTCATTATCGCGCTTTCTTCGGAAAAGAAAAATCCCGATAAATTAACTGCTTACGCCACTCAACTTACCGATTCTTTAAACCAAAAATTGCCTGAATATATTGCTAAAATTCAGGGAGAGATCCCTGATGAGGGCATTTTAGAGGTTTATGATTTTGTATATTCAAACCTGCCGTTATTCCTTAATTCCCAGAATTATCAAGAAATTGATTCCCGACTTCCGAAAGACAGTATTCAACGTAGGTTACAAAGTTCCTACAAAGATTTAATTTCGCCCACCGGTTTTGTAACCAAGCAATTCCTTTTTAAAGATCCTCTTTCAATTACCAATTTGGGACTTGAAAAGTTGCAGGAACTCCAGGTAGACGATCAATTTAAAATTCATGATAATTATCTGCTCACCAAAGATGAAAAGCATTTACTGCTCTTTATAACTCCTGAATATCCTGCTTCAGAAACCAAAAATAACGAGGTTTTTATTGAACGACTAGATAAAATTATTTTGGGGCTAAACGAGAATTCTGAAGTCAAGGCAGATTATTTTGGCGGCGTTTTATATGCCATAGCGAATGCAAAACAAATTAAAAAAGACATTCAGCTAACTTTAAGTATTGCCTTTTCTATTTTATTGATCCTGCTAATTTTATATTACCGCCGGGTCTATGTACCTTTATTATTATTTCTTCCTAGCTTATTGGGTGCACTAACCGCAATTTCCCTGCTGTATTTTATTAAAGGGAGTGTTTCTGCAATTTCCCTGGGAATAGGAGCAATCTTACTGGGAATAAGCCTGGATTATGCCCTGCATATTCTTACCCATTTTAGAAATAATGCTAATGTAAAAATGCTTTATAAGGAAGTTAGCAAGCCTATATTAATGAGTAGTTTTACTACGGCTATCGCTTTTTTATGTTTGCTTTTCTTAGAAAGTGAGGCGTTAAACGACCTTGGGATCTTTGCTGCGATAAGCGTTATATCAGCTTCTGTATTTGCTTTAATTATTATTCCACAGTTTTATAAGCCTCCTCATAATAAAGAAATTCAAAAGGCTAATTGGATTGATAATTTGGCTGGAAATCGCTTTTATCAGAATAAATATTTAGTTGCTTTTGTTATTTTTCTATTTCTAGGCGGAATATTCTTCTTCACTAAAGTACAATTCAATGAAGATCTTTCGCAACTTAATTATGAACCAGAACAAATAAAAAAAACTGAAGAAAAAATAAAACAAATTTCTGGTGAAGCGTCAAATATCACTTACCTGGTGTCTTATGGAAATAATATAGACGAAGCCCTTGAAAAAAATAATATACTGTACCAGCAACTTAAAGAACTGGAGGAAGAAGGTAAAATTAAAAGTTTTAGTAGCATTGGTGGGGTAGTACTTTCTACCGATAAGCAGCTTGAAAGAATTGAAACCTGGGAAGAGTTCTGGACTCAATCTAAAAAAGATTCTCTTAAAAGCAACCTAATTAAAGAATCAGCGAAACTAGGTTTTAAAGAAAAAAGCTTTAATCGTTTCTATAAACAACTAAATAAAGATTTTAATGCGATTTTCCTGGATGATTATCGAAACGTAAACACACTATATTTAGACGATTTCATCAATAAAAGTCCGGGGTTTTCTACGGTTACAAGTACATTAAGTTTTGATAAATCCCAACCTGAAATTCTACAAAAACTGGAAGAGGAGCAAGGTATTATCGCAATAGATAGAAAACAGATGAACCAGGATTTTCTTGGCGGATTAAAGACTGAATTCAATCAACTTATTTTATTTTCTTTAATTGCTGTTTTTATCTTTCTCTTGATTTTTTATCAAAGTCTGTTATTAAGTTTACTCACTTTACTGCCTATTGCCATCACCTGGATAATTACCCTGGCGATTATGGCTATTTTCAGGATAGAATTTAATATCCTGAATATTATTATCTCAACATTTATTTTTGGTTTGGGGCTGGATTATAGCATCTTTATCACCAATGCCTGCCTCAAGGAATACGAAACAGGAAAACCGGCATTAAAAACATATCAGGCTTCCATCTTATTGTCGGTGCTCACTACTTTATTGGGAATTGGCGCCCTTGTGTTCGCAAAGCATCCTGCGCTTCAGTCGGTTTCAGTGGTTTCGGTGATTGGAGTGCTAACTGCAGTTATCGTTGCTTTTGTAATTCAGACAAAAATTTTCGATCTATTATTTTTCCGAAGAAAAAAGGAACAAAAAGCTCCATTTAGTTTTTCTGCTTTAATGCATAAATCCGGAAGTAAGGAGAAGCTTTATTTAAACAAGGCCGTTTTAGAAAATTATAGGTATAAAACAGTTTTTTCTAAAGCGAAAAAGGAATTTGTACAAAACAGGGAACGCTTTTTAAAGGTTTCAGGCTTTTTGAACCCCGGGGAAAAAGTATTTATGCTTAATTCCAGATTTGGACTTCTACCCGTATTTTTAAGCCTTAAGAATCCGGAAAATGAATTCTTTGTTTTTGATTTAAATGAAAAAAGTAGAAATATTTCAAATAATACCTTTAAAAGCAATGCTGAAAATCTTGCAATTAGTGAAAATTGGCCCGAAGATCTAAAGCCATATGCTGTTTTTATTATCAGTAAAAAACCCACTACTGAAATCGCTTCTAACCTAAAAGAAAATATTTCAAGGTATGCTGAAAAAGTAATTATTTTAACTACAGAATATGAAAACAGGTGGTTAATTGATCTGAATTTTGAGATTATCTATCGTCAAAATAATATCCTGGTCTTTAAAAAAATGGATTAA
- a CDS encoding DUF2062 domain-containing protein encodes MNKQPIYQSRFEALNCCILIPTYNNEKTLGSVLQDLQLYTTNLLVINDGSTDATENILKDFSEINIHHFEENKGKGKALKHGFKLAEDLGYDYAITIDSDGQHYPDDLEVFLTHLEEKSPDSEILLVGDRNMGQDGIPGKSTTGNKFSNFWFLVVTGTQLTDTQSGYRLYPLKVVNQIKLYTNKFELEIEIIVKAAWRKVKVRNVPIKVFYEENRVTHFRPFWDITRITILYIWFVLVSFFYIHPRDTYQDFRKKGFKRFWKENIIKSQEPAHKKSAAIALGVFVGILPFWGLHTLIVFSLAAMFKLNKVVAFLFSNISIPPLIPFIIYASYQAGSLLTGRGLAWELRPEDFDSTADIFLGLWQYIIGSFALAGIAALLLWIVFYFLFSVTNQKQVIKP; translated from the coding sequence TTGAATAAACAGCCAATATATCAGTCCAGGTTTGAAGCTTTAAATTGTTGTATCCTTATACCTACCTACAACAATGAGAAAACTTTGGGCAGTGTTTTACAGGATTTACAGCTTTATACCACAAATTTGCTGGTTATAAATGATGGTTCTACCGATGCCACAGAAAATATTTTAAAAGACTTTTCTGAAATAAATATTCATCATTTTGAAGAAAATAAGGGAAAAGGAAAAGCTTTAAAACACGGTTTTAAACTGGCTGAGGATCTAGGTTATGACTATGCTATTACCATAGATTCAGATGGGCAACATTACCCCGATGATCTGGAAGTTTTTCTTACTCATTTAGAAGAAAAAAGCCCGGATTCTGAAATTTTACTGGTAGGAGATCGAAATATGGGGCAGGATGGTATTCCGGGAAAAAGTACTACCGGAAATAAATTTTCTAACTTTTGGTTTTTAGTGGTTACCGGCACCCAACTAACAGATACTCAAAGTGGTTACCGGCTTTATCCGTTAAAAGTTGTAAACCAGATCAAGCTATATACCAATAAATTTGAACTCGAAATCGAAATTATTGTAAAAGCCGCCTGGCGCAAAGTAAAAGTGAGAAATGTACCTATTAAAGTATTTTATGAAGAAAATAGGGTAACTCATTTCAGACCGTTTTGGGATATCACGCGAATCACTATACTTTATATATGGTTTGTTTTAGTAAGTTTTTTCTATATCCATCCTCGGGATACTTACCAGGATTTTAGGAAGAAAGGTTTTAAACGATTTTGGAAAGAAAATATAATTAAAAGCCAGGAACCGGCACATAAAAAATCTGCTGCTATTGCACTTGGTGTTTTTGTGGGAATTTTACCATTTTGGGGTTTGCATACTTTAATAGTTTTTAGTTTGGCAGCAATGTTTAAACTTAATAAAGTAGTAGCTTTTCTCTTTAGTAATATTAGTATTCCGCCATTAATCCCCTTTATTATTTACGCAAGTTATCAGGCTGGATCTTTATTAACCGGTCGCGGACTCGCATGGGAATTAAGACCTGAAGATTTTGATTCTACCGCCGATATTTTCCTGGGTTTATGGCAGTATATAATTGGTAGTTTTGCCCTGGCAGGAATTGCGGCACTGCTGCTATGGATTGTGTTTTATTTCTTATTTTCGGTCACAAACCAAAAACAGGTGATAAAACCTTAA
- a CDS encoding hydroxymyristoyl-ACP dehydratase, giving the protein MLLKDFYSVLNSSEENGKHFTQIEINRKHDIYKGHFPGRPVTPGVILMNLFKEEAERRCACKLQFVRGSNVKFMAVVDPNSDAILNLETEIMEEDQEIKLKGIAKNSAGISLKINSFYKKI; this is encoded by the coding sequence ATGTTATTAAAGGATTTTTATTCAGTATTAAATTCTTCCGAAGAAAATGGGAAACATTTTACCCAAATAGAAATCAACAGAAAACATGATATCTATAAAGGCCATTTTCCCGGTAGGCCAGTGACTCCGGGGGTTATTCTAATGAATTTATTTAAGGAAGAGGCAGAGCGCCGCTGCGCTTGTAAGCTTCAATTTGTAAGGGGGAGTAATGTGAAATTCATGGCGGTTGTAGATCCAAATAGCGATGCTATATTAAACCTGGAAACCGAAATTATGGAAGAAGACCAGGAAATTAAATTGAAAGGAATAGCTAAAAACTCAGCTGGTATTTCCCTAAAAATCAATTCTTTTTATAAAAAAATATAA
- a CDS encoding outer membrane lipoprotein carrier protein LolA — MRILNILLLFLSLNLVAQEELSKEEISQFQEEMLQKANELETLEADFIQTKKIEMITDESISRGKLFYQNPEKLKWEYKEPQDYKILFIEGELHINDSGDKSVRNTSSNKLFDKIAKLITGSVNGKLLLDNDNFDITYSRENKLISAIIIPKDDNLKAMFAEIHLFFNDQNIIKQVDLMEESGDATIIEFSSIKINERIADSVFEP; from the coding sequence ATGCGTATTCTTAATATCCTACTTTTGTTTTTAAGCTTAAACCTGGTTGCCCAGGAGGAGCTTTCTAAAGAAGAAATTTCTCAATTTCAGGAAGAAATGCTGCAAAAGGCAAATGAGCTTGAAACTTTAGAAGCCGATTTTATCCAAACCAAAAAGATAGAAATGATTACCGACGAAAGCATAAGTCGTGGAAAGCTATTCTATCAAAATCCTGAAAAATTAAAATGGGAATATAAAGAACCACAGGATTATAAAATTCTTTTTATTGAAGGGGAGCTGCATATAAATGATTCTGGAGATAAGAGTGTTAGAAATACCAGTTCTAATAAGCTTTTTGATAAAATCGCTAAACTTATTACCGGCAGTGTAAATGGAAAGTTATTGCTTGATAATGATAATTTTGATATTACTTATAGTCGTGAGAATAAACTTATTTCTGCTATAATAATACCGAAGGATGATAATCTTAAAGCAATGTTTGCAGAGATCCATTTATTTTTTAATGATCAGAATATTATAAAACAGGTTGATTTGATGGAAGAATCTGGAGATGCAACCATTATAGAATTCAGCAGTATTAAGATTAATGAGCGTATTGCAGATTCTGTATTTGAGCCATAA
- a CDS encoding polysaccharide deacetylase family protein codes for MLFLLTVSTNVRFNFFVKSFSENQNIKEKQIAITFDDGPVENSLKILKVLDRYNAKAGFFCIGQNIKANPQIFKSIIEKGHLVGNHTYTHTRKMGALSVSKIVWEIEECNRIAEKTAGIKMKLFRPPFGIVSPKTKKALQKTGMRSIGWSIRSFDAVLSSEELILKRVKKRVKPGAVILLHDNNANTVNILEQLLLFLKNNQYEVVRPDKLLEINAYS; via the coding sequence TTGCTATTTCTGCTCACGGTTTCTACAAATGTTCGATTTAATTTCTTCGTAAAATCATTTAGTGAGAATCAAAATATCAAAGAAAAACAAATCGCGATTACTTTTGATGACGGGCCGGTAGAGAATAGCTTGAAAATTCTTAAGGTTCTGGATAGATATAATGCAAAAGCCGGATTCTTTTGTATTGGTCAAAATATAAAAGCGAATCCCCAGATTTTTAAATCAATTATTGAAAAAGGTCATCTCGTAGGAAATCATACCTATACTCATACTAGAAAAATGGGTGCTTTAAGTGTTTCAAAAATTGTTTGGGAAATTGAAGAATGCAATAGAATTGCAGAAAAAACTGCCGGAATAAAAATGAAACTTTTTAGACCACCTTTCGGCATTGTAAGTCCGAAAACAAAAAAAGCCCTTCAAAAAACCGGGATGCGATCTATAGGCTGGAGTATTAGATCTTTTGATGCAGTACTTTCTTCAGAAGAATTGATTTTAAAGAGAGTTAAAAAACGAGTAAAACCCGGAGCTGTAATACTTTTGCACGATAATAATGCTAATACCGTTAATATACTGGAACAGTTGTTGCTATTTTTGAAAAACAATCAATATGAGGTCGTTAGGCCTGATAAATTACTGGAAATCAATGCGTATTCTTAA
- a CDS encoding beta-ketoacyl synthase chain length factor, with product METKIYINGIGNISAQPGDLLSGEPVMVYNENIFPAISPNYKEFINPMALRRMSKAIKMGVYSAKIALRDAKIEIPDAIITGTGEGCKQDTEKFIENMLAQDEKLLTPTSFIQSTHNTIGGQIALYLGCKNYNVTYTQNAVSLETALLDAQMQFSEDPEINSVLVGGVDEISKKITAFRKIDGQLKQVPITNTDLLKEDSPGTITSEGANFFTLSKKANDNSYAEFLDVSIKNTVSPIEINSEVEDFLKSNNLNAKDIDLVILGKNGDNRYDHYYQNLQEQIFKNTLQLGYKHLVGDYDTASGYAIFLAAQILKSGKIPEILTLNNDENKVPKKILIYNQYLGKDHSLILLSAV from the coding sequence ATGGAGACTAAAATTTATATTAATGGAATTGGGAATATTTCGGCGCAACCTGGAGATTTACTTTCAGGAGAACCGGTTATGGTCTATAACGAAAATATCTTTCCGGCAATTTCCCCGAATTATAAGGAATTTATAAATCCTATGGCTTTAAGACGAATGTCTAAAGCGATAAAAATGGGAGTATATTCAGCAAAAATTGCTTTAAGAGATGCAAAAATTGAGATTCCAGACGCTATAATTACGGGAACCGGTGAAGGCTGTAAACAGGATACCGAAAAATTTATTGAAAATATGCTGGCGCAGGATGAAAAATTATTAACTCCAACCTCATTTATTCAATCTACCCACAATACTATTGGCGGCCAGATCGCTTTATATTTAGGCTGCAAAAATTATAATGTCACCTATACGCAAAACGCGGTTTCTTTGGAAACAGCGCTTTTAGATGCCCAAATGCAATTCAGCGAAGATCCCGAAATAAATTCGGTTTTAGTTGGAGGAGTAGATGAGATTTCTAAGAAAATTACCGCGTTTAGAAAAATTGATGGCCAGTTAAAACAGGTTCCTATTACGAATACTGATCTATTAAAAGAAGATTCCCCTGGAACAATTACTTCTGAAGGGGCTAATTTCTTTACGCTTTCAAAAAAAGCAAACGATAATTCTTACGCTGAATTTCTTGATGTTTCTATAAAGAATACAGTATCGCCCATTGAAATTAATAGTGAAGTTGAAGATTTTCTAAAGAGCAATAATTTGAATGCTAAAGATATAGATTTGGTAATTTTGGGTAAAAATGGTGATAATCGCTACGATCATTATTATCAAAACCTTCAGGAACAAATTTTTAAAAATACCTTACAATTAGGTTATAAGCATTTGGTTGGGGATTATGATACAGCTTCCGGTTACGCGATATTTTTGGCGGCTCAAATTTTAAAATCAGGTAAAATTCCAGAAATTTTGACTCTCAATAATGATGAAAATAAAGTGCCAAAGAAAATTCTAATTTACAATCAGTACCTTGGTAAAGATCACAGTTTAATCTTACTCAGTGCGGTTTAA